From Nitrospira sp., the proteins below share one genomic window:
- a CDS encoding polyprenyl synthetase family protein encodes MPQGPAISTISSMADVWDAYRDEIDGVEQQVRKNLDSSVTLVNTVAAHILSSGGKRVRPLLLLLSARACGYIGREHHQLGSLVEFIHTATLLHDDVVDDADIRRGRQTARKVWGNQISILVGDYLYSKAMAQVVEFRSQGINEVLAEACTKMAEGEVLQLYHNGNPSMPESDYIKIVEHKTAGLMAAACRMGAILAEASEDKQTALFRFGQYIGIAFQVADDTLDYNADGERLGKTLGQDLRQGKATLPLLHLLAHCSEQDRTMIKDRMETRTLTEGDLARILALMHDHGSLTYAMERARTYIAAAKHELEAFEDSTARRALAVAADYMITRDR; translated from the coding sequence ATGCCACAGGGACCAGCCATCTCGACCATCAGCAGCATGGCGGACGTCTGGGACGCGTACCGCGACGAGATCGACGGCGTCGAGCAGCAAGTCCGAAAAAATCTCGATTCCAGCGTCACCCTCGTCAACACGGTTGCGGCTCACATCCTCAGCAGCGGCGGCAAACGCGTCCGCCCGCTTCTGCTGCTCCTCAGCGCCAGAGCCTGCGGCTACATCGGCCGCGAACACCATCAGCTCGGCAGCCTCGTTGAATTCATCCATACCGCTACCCTGCTGCACGACGACGTGGTGGACGACGCCGATATCCGGCGCGGACGGCAAACGGCCAGAAAAGTCTGGGGCAATCAGATCAGCATCCTCGTCGGCGATTATCTCTACTCCAAAGCCATGGCCCAGGTGGTCGAGTTTCGCAGCCAGGGCATCAACGAGGTCCTGGCCGAAGCCTGCACCAAGATGGCGGAAGGGGAAGTCCTGCAGCTCTACCATAACGGCAACCCGTCGATGCCGGAATCCGATTACATCAAGATCGTCGAACATAAAACCGCCGGGCTGATGGCCGCGGCCTGCCGCATGGGCGCCATCCTCGCCGAGGCCTCCGAAGACAAACAGACCGCGCTCTTCCGGTTCGGGCAATATATCGGGATCGCGTTTCAAGTGGCGGACGACACCCTCGACTACAACGCCGACGGAGAACGGCTGGGAAAAACCCTCGGCCAGGATTTGCGGCAAGGCAAGGCGACCTTGCCCCTGCTTCACCTGCTCGCGCACTGCAGCGAACAGGACCGGACCATGATCAAGGATCGGATGGAGACCCGCACCCTCACCGAGGGGGACCTGGCTCGCATCCTCGCGTTAATGCACGACCATGGATCACTGACCTATGCCATGGAGCGGGCGAGAACCTACATTGCCGCGGCCAAGCACGAACTTGAAGCGTTTGAGGACTCCACGGCGCGCCGGGCCCTGGCCGTCGCCGCCGATTACATGATCACCCGCGACCGGTAA
- a CDS encoding phosphotransferase, with protein MTTIHPAAPRGPLAFPDRALVAQTIESRFAPGLALGELQPLAGDASNRRYFRAVLTGGPPHSLILMQLAEPEGFKQSEEAVSGAAHQITELPFLNILSHLAKAGVSVPRLHVYDQAAGLLYLEDFGDLTLAEAVREADGPTVESRYKQAINVLVQMQVKATAPADPGCLAFHRSFDAPLLMWEFEHFLEYGIAARRDQPIPAGDEAAIRQEFGKLADLLAGQPQVFTHRDFHSRNLMVDGLRLGVIDFQDALLGPATYDLASLLRDAYIQLDEALVDHLVEYYLDRLAEHRHVWTNRDAFRRLFDLTSIQRNLKAAGRFVYIDRVKGNPKFLADIPRVLSYVKRNLQRYPELAILRKHLTPYVPELQ; from the coding sequence GTTTCCCGACCGGGCGCTCGTGGCGCAGACGATCGAGTCTCGATTCGCGCCGGGCCTTGCCCTTGGTGAATTACAGCCCTTGGCCGGCGATGCCTCCAATCGCCGCTACTTCCGCGCGGTGCTGACGGGCGGCCCGCCGCATTCCCTCATCCTCATGCAGCTGGCGGAGCCGGAGGGGTTCAAACAGTCGGAGGAGGCCGTCAGCGGCGCCGCCCACCAGATCACCGAGCTGCCGTTTCTGAATATTTTGTCGCATCTGGCGAAGGCGGGCGTGTCGGTGCCCCGGCTGCATGTCTACGATCAGGCGGCGGGGCTGCTCTACCTTGAGGACTTTGGCGATCTGACGCTGGCCGAGGCCGTGCGGGAGGCCGACGGGCCGACGGTGGAGTCCCGATACAAACAAGCCATCAATGTGCTGGTGCAGATGCAGGTGAAGGCCACGGCTCCGGCCGATCCGGGCTGTCTGGCATTCCACCGGAGCTTCGATGCGCCGCTGCTGATGTGGGAGTTCGAACACTTTCTCGAATACGGGATTGCGGCGCGGCGGGATCAGCCGATCCCGGCGGGAGACGAGGCGGCGATCCGCCAGGAATTCGGGAAGCTGGCCGATCTGCTGGCCGGCCAGCCGCAGGTTTTTACCCATCGGGATTTTCATTCCCGCAATTTGATGGTCGATGGGTTGCGTCTTGGCGTGATCGACTTTCAGGATGCCCTGCTGGGCCCGGCGACGTACGATCTGGCCTCCCTGCTGCGCGATGCCTATATCCAGCTGGACGAAGCCTTGGTCGATCATTTGGTCGAGTACTATCTGGACCGGCTCGCGGAACACCGGCATGTCTGGACGAATCGCGATGCGTTTCGGCGGCTCTTCGATCTGACCAGCATTCAGCGGAATCTGAAAGCGGCTGGCCGTTTCGTCTATATCGATCGGGTGAAAGGGAATCCGAAATTTCTCGCCGATATTCCCCGTGTGTTGAGTTATGTGAAACGCAATTTGCAGCGGTACCCCGAACTGGCCATTCTGCGCAAGCACCTCACCCCGTATGTGCCTGAATTGCAGTGA
- a CDS encoding DUF1015 domain-containing protein, with product MAQIFPFCGARYDATIAGAARDVVAPPYDIIDAAGQQALYNRNPHNVIRLELGMDQPDDGPANNRYTRAAATLSQWMQSGALKRDARPAIYYHTIEYVPPGADPNGPRKTLRGFLATFKLEEFGTGAIYPHENTRAAAKTDRLNVMEACRANFSPIWSLYSDPQDAILSALAQAAKTIAPHIAFRDDAGFEERLWVIDDPAITQQIAAAMASKPIFIADGHHRYETALNYQKLRRQQAGNPQGLQPYDSVLMLFTPIEDPGLTVLPTHRVTTTPLPPFDQVKALFADQFDVHEYAFTGQTQSAVRRQFLDALRTKGRTAPMFGIALKGRDAYLTLELKATHRPPASASPRAKLDVSLLQQLVVAKLCPTQQEQEAILYTKDDHEALDWAANGTGTGALLLNATKVSEVKDVATAGERMPHKSTYFFPKPLTGLVMNVMEG from the coding sequence ATGGCCCAGATTTTCCCGTTTTGCGGTGCACGCTACGACGCCACCATTGCCGGAGCCGCGCGCGACGTGGTCGCCCCTCCCTACGACATTATCGACGCCGCCGGCCAGCAGGCGCTGTACAACCGCAATCCGCACAACGTCATTCGCCTGGAATTGGGCATGGACCAGCCGGACGACGGCCCCGCCAACAATCGCTATACGCGCGCCGCCGCCACCCTCTCCCAGTGGATGCAATCCGGCGCGCTCAAGCGGGATGCGCGGCCGGCCATCTACTACCACACCATCGAGTATGTGCCGCCGGGAGCTGATCCGAACGGGCCGAGAAAAACTCTGCGCGGATTTCTTGCCACGTTCAAGCTGGAAGAATTCGGCACCGGTGCGATCTATCCGCATGAAAACACCAGAGCCGCGGCCAAGACCGACCGGTTGAATGTGATGGAAGCCTGCCGCGCCAACTTCAGCCCGATCTGGTCGCTCTATTCCGACCCGCAGGATGCCATCCTCTCCGCGCTGGCCCAGGCCGCCAAAACCATCGCCCCCCACATCGCCTTCCGCGATGACGCCGGCTTCGAGGAACGCCTGTGGGTGATCGACGATCCCGCGATCACGCAGCAGATCGCCGCCGCCATGGCGAGCAAGCCTATTTTCATCGCCGACGGCCACCACCGCTACGAGACCGCGTTGAATTACCAGAAACTCCGCCGCCAGCAGGCCGGGAATCCGCAGGGCCTCCAGCCCTATGACAGCGTGCTCATGCTCTTCACCCCGATCGAAGATCCGGGGCTCACCGTCTTGCCGACGCACCGGGTGACCACAACTCCGCTGCCACCGTTCGATCAGGTCAAGGCCCTCTTCGCGGACCAGTTCGACGTGCATGAATACGCATTCACCGGCCAGACCCAATCGGCCGTCCGCCGGCAATTTCTCGATGCATTGCGCACGAAAGGCCGGACGGCCCCGATGTTCGGAATCGCGCTGAAGGGACGAGACGCCTATCTGACCCTTGAGCTCAAGGCCACGCACCGCCCGCCGGCCAGCGCGTCGCCCCGCGCGAAACTTGACGTCTCGCTCTTACAACAGTTGGTCGTGGCGAAACTCTGCCCCACCCAACAGGAACAGGAAGCCATCCTCTACACCAAAGACGACCACGAAGCACTGGATTGGGCGGCCAACGGAACAGGCACCGGCGCCCTGCTGCTGAACGCGACGAAGGTGAGCGAGGTGAAGGATGTGGCCACCGCCGGCGAGCGGATGCCGCACAAATCCACCTACTTCTTTCCAAAGCCGCTGACCGGATTGGTCATGAATGTGATGGAGGGCTAG
- a CDS encoding sigma-54 dependent transcriptional regulator, which translates to MKAKILIVDDDPDIVTVLEDRLQASGYHPLVARDGQQALDQIEQDAPHLVLLDLDMPKLTGIEVLKRLSQIKQVEDLPVIVMTAHGSVNAAVEAMKEGAYDFLTKPLDKDHLLIVIRKALERDSLKRQVAYLRSEVDGRYAKIIGQSTSVRSVVEAAQRAARSDASVLLLGESGTGKELFARSIHQWSHRHAMPLVVINCVALTETLLENELFGHERGAFTGADRQQKGKLEMADGGTVFLDEIGDMPLPLQAKLLRVLQDREFQRVGGTKTVSINIRIIAATNKDLRQAVKTGQFREDLYFRLNVITLTLPPLRERRSDIPALAQFFLERHAREAKRPAIALSPTSMDALTRHPWPGNIRELDNVIARAVVLSPTDTIEPEVIALAPEDAHLCGTHEEALPYLDLPYHESMDEHSRHIIARAIEKAEGNQTRAAEYLKLQRTYLARLLKQQRDRQDEKAESEPES; encoded by the coding sequence ATGAAAGCCAAGATCCTCATCGTCGATGACGATCCGGACATCGTCACGGTCTTGGAAGACCGCCTTCAGGCGTCAGGCTATCATCCGCTCGTCGCCCGCGACGGCCAGCAGGCTCTCGATCAGATCGAACAAGACGCGCCACACCTCGTGCTCCTTGATCTCGACATGCCGAAACTCACCGGCATCGAGGTGCTCAAACGGCTCTCACAGATCAAACAGGTCGAGGACCTGCCAGTCATCGTGATGACCGCGCATGGCTCGGTCAACGCCGCGGTCGAGGCGATGAAAGAAGGCGCCTACGACTTCCTCACCAAGCCGCTCGACAAAGACCACCTGCTGATCGTCATCCGGAAAGCGCTCGAGCGCGACTCCCTCAAGCGCCAGGTGGCCTATCTTCGATCGGAAGTGGACGGCCGCTACGCCAAAATCATCGGCCAGAGCACCTCCGTCCGGTCGGTCGTCGAAGCGGCGCAGCGCGCCGCGCGATCCGACGCCAGCGTGCTGCTGCTGGGAGAAAGCGGAACCGGCAAGGAACTGTTCGCCCGCTCCATCCATCAATGGAGCCATCGCCATGCGATGCCCCTGGTGGTCATCAACTGCGTCGCGCTGACAGAAACCCTGCTGGAGAATGAGCTGTTCGGCCACGAACGCGGCGCCTTCACGGGCGCCGACCGGCAACAGAAGGGCAAGCTGGAAATGGCGGACGGCGGCACGGTCTTCCTCGATGAGATCGGGGACATGCCGCTTCCGCTTCAGGCGAAGCTCTTGCGCGTGCTTCAAGACCGCGAGTTTCAGCGGGTCGGCGGCACGAAAACCGTCTCGATCAATATCCGCATCATTGCCGCGACGAACAAGGATCTCCGGCAGGCCGTCAAGACCGGGCAATTCCGCGAGGATCTCTATTTCCGGCTCAACGTCATTACCCTCACGCTCCCGCCGCTCAGGGAACGGCGGAGCGACATCCCGGCCCTCGCCCAATTTTTCCTTGAGCGGCACGCCAGGGAGGCCAAACGGCCCGCCATCGCCTTGAGCCCGACCTCCATGGACGCCCTGACGCGGCACCCCTGGCCCGGCAACATCCGCGAACTGGACAACGTCATTGCCCGGGCGGTCGTCCTGAGTCCAACCGACACCATCGAGCCCGAGGTCATCGCCCTGGCGCCGGAAGACGCCCACCTCTGCGGGACACACGAAGAGGCCCTGCCCTATCTGGATTTGCCCTACCACGAATCGATGGACGAACATAGCCGCCACATCATTGCGCGCGCGATCGAAAAGGCCGAGGGGAATCAAACGAGAGCGGCGGAATACCTCAAGCTGCAGCGCACCTACCTGGCCCGGCTTCTCAAGCAACAGCGCGACCGGCAGGACGAAAAAGCCGAGAGCGAACCGGAATCCTGA
- a CDS encoding NDP-sugar synthase, which yields MKAMILAAGLGTRLRPLTNTIPKPLLPVGGIPLIVWNLLLLKRHGFHDVIINLHHLGPMIEQALGNGSAFGLRLIYSREPVILGTGGGIKQAEGYFANEAVLVLNGDTLFDLDLSALCAFHRERHAVATLVVREDPDAKRWGLVEVGDEDRIVRITGKGVPDPVPTKPRMFAGIHILHPRLLRGVPKGVISSIIDPYVAAIMRGETVLGYDLTGYWSDVGTPERYAQAERDVMDGRIRIEDRQAVPS from the coding sequence ATGAAAGCCATGATTCTCGCGGCGGGTCTTGGGACCCGTCTCAGGCCATTGACCAATACGATTCCCAAGCCATTGCTGCCTGTCGGTGGAATCCCGCTCATCGTCTGGAATCTGCTGTTGCTCAAACGGCACGGGTTTCATGATGTCATCATCAATCTGCATCATCTCGGGCCGATGATCGAACAGGCGCTTGGCAACGGATCGGCCTTCGGGTTGCGGCTGATCTATTCGCGTGAACCGGTCATTCTTGGAACCGGCGGCGGGATCAAGCAGGCCGAAGGCTATTTTGCGAACGAGGCCGTGCTGGTGCTGAACGGAGACACCCTCTTTGATCTGGATCTGAGCGCCCTGTGCGCCTTTCATCGGGAGCGCCATGCCGTGGCTACCTTGGTGGTGCGTGAAGATCCGGATGCGAAACGGTGGGGGCTGGTCGAAGTGGGGGACGAGGATCGCATCGTGCGGATTACCGGCAAGGGTGTGCCGGATCCTGTCCCGACCAAGCCGCGCATGTTTGCCGGGATTCACATTTTGCACCCGCGGCTGCTTCGGGGCGTGCCGAAGGGAGTGATCTCCTCGATCATCGATCCCTATGTGGCGGCGATTATGCGGGGCGAAACGGTGCTGGGCTATGATCTGACCGGGTACTGGTCCGACGTCGGCACGCCTGAGCGCTATGCGCAGGCGGAGCGGGACGTCATGGACGGACGCATTCGCATCGAAGACCGGCAGGCCGTGCCAAGCTGA